In one window of Spartinivicinus marinus DNA:
- a CDS encoding Lrp/AsnC family transcriptional regulator: MDKFDKAILEILQQDASLSVGEVAERVALSKTACWRRIQKLEQDGVIRGRVALLSQEQVNLPLTAYIAVRTNKHNEKWSEQFRKVVNNLPQVLEVYRTSGDLDYLIKAVITDMAGYDQLYKALIKADLYDVSASFVMETMKHTTELPLDYM; the protein is encoded by the coding sequence ATGGATAAGTTTGATAAGGCAATACTAGAAATTTTGCAACAAGATGCCAGTTTGTCAGTAGGAGAGGTGGCTGAACGAGTTGCGCTATCAAAAACAGCCTGTTGGCGGCGGATTCAAAAGCTAGAGCAAGATGGTGTGATTCGTGGGCGGGTTGCATTGTTGAGTCAAGAACAAGTCAATTTACCACTGACTGCCTATATTGCTGTGCGAACAAATAAACACAATGAAAAGTGGTCTGAGCAGTTTCGCAAAGTGGTGAATAATTTGCCTCAGGTATTAGAGGTATACCGCACTAGTGGTGATTTAGATTATTTAATCAAAGCTGTAATTACTGATATGGCAGGCTATGACCAGTTATATAAAGCGTTAATTAAAGCCGATTTATACGACGTAAGCGCCAGTTTTGTCATGGAAACCATGAAGCACACAACTGAATTACCACTGGATTATATGTAG
- a CDS encoding TrmH family RNA methyltransferase, which translates to MMSDFCTVLHSLNSPQNVGMIVRSHVAHGGSEVVFIGHELPWQFKKGSQSFSRKLEKQAKIIHLPNPDDVFEWCMANSYTPVAIEIAEQTSLLNQFTFPEKTALILGNEADGLPASFIKKCTHVVTIPQYGPVGSLNVAVSASVAMYELRRGDTPWAIARDEYETLL; encoded by the coding sequence ATGATGTCTGATTTTTGCACTGTTCTTCATTCATTAAATAGTCCCCAAAATGTAGGGATGATAGTCCGCAGCCATGTTGCTCATGGCGGCAGCGAGGTTGTTTTTATTGGCCATGAACTGCCCTGGCAATTTAAAAAAGGTAGCCAGTCTTTTTCAAGAAAGCTGGAAAAGCAGGCAAAAATTATTCACCTGCCAAACCCTGATGATGTGTTTGAGTGGTGTATGGCGAATAGTTATACACCCGTTGCTATTGAAATTGCTGAACAGACATCACTGTTAAATCAGTTTACGTTTCCAGAAAAGACGGCGTTAATTTTGGGAAATGAGGCAGATGGATTACCGGCTAGCTTTATAAAAAAGTGCACTCATGTAGTGACAATTCCACAATATGGACCTGTAGGTAGCCTGAATGTAGCTGTATCGGCATCTGTTGCCATGTATGAGCTACGAAGAGGGGATACTCCCTGGGCTATTGCCAGGGATGAGTATGAAACGCTTCTTTAA
- a CDS encoding sulfite exporter TauE/SafE family protein, with product MALVISVGILVGLMLGLTGAGGSIFAVPLLILLLNFSPNDAMGIALGTVSISAIVGILARLHNQQIAWKPAIVLIVSGTALAPIGRWFGSLIDQRLLLVGFILLASYIAIRMWQLSGATTTETTTNSQEAKSGSINHSVTKHSPLLWLAGAVAGFLSGLFGVGGGFLNVPILTLLTGMSMKRAVDTSLLVIALVSTTGFVFHVNWVAEVSTELLIIVTTGSVIGILMGTVLTRYIASYQLQKLFAVSVLGLMALSVPKVLS from the coding sequence GTGGCTCTTGTCATTTCAGTGGGTATTTTAGTTGGGTTAATGCTTGGACTAACAGGGGCAGGTGGTTCTATTTTCGCTGTGCCTCTGCTTATTCTGCTGCTTAATTTCTCCCCAAATGATGCGATGGGGATTGCTCTGGGGACTGTCAGTATTAGCGCCATTGTGGGTATTTTAGCTAGGCTGCATAATCAACAAATTGCTTGGAAACCAGCCATTGTTCTGATCGTTTCAGGTACAGCATTAGCCCCTATTGGTCGCTGGTTTGGTAGTTTAATAGACCAGAGATTGCTATTAGTAGGATTCATTTTATTAGCCAGTTATATCGCTATCCGCATGTGGCAGCTATCTGGAGCAACTACTACAGAAACAACTACAAACAGCCAAGAGGCTAAGTCAGGCTCCATTAATCACTCAGTAACCAAACATTCTCCATTACTCTGGCTAGCAGGTGCAGTTGCAGGATTTTTATCTGGGCTATTTGGAGTAGGCGGTGGCTTTTTGAACGTGCCTATTCTTACCCTTCTGACAGGTATGAGCATGAAGCGAGCAGTAGACACGTCATTACTGGTTATAGCATTAGTCAGTACTACAGGCTTTGTATTCCATGTTAACTGGGTAGCAGAGGTATCTACTGAGTTACTAATCATCGTTACCACTGGCAGCGTAATTGGCATTCTTATGGGTACTGTCTTAACCCGGTATATTGCCAGTTACCAGCTACAAAAGTTATTTGCTGTATCGGTTCTTGGACTGATGGCGCTTTCTGTTCCCAAAGTATTAAGCTAA
- the malK gene encoding maltose/maltodextrin ABC transporter ATP-binding protein MalK, giving the protein MASITLHNICKRYGNANISNNINLDIAAGEFVVFVGPSGCGKSTLLRMIAGLEDITSGDLYIGEQHVNQIPPKDRPVGMVFQSYALYPHMTVADNMAFGLKLAKANQSVTQEKVSQVAQALQLDNLLARKPKDLSGGQRQRVAIGRTIVREPKVLLFDEPLSNLDASLRVKMRIELSKLHKRLGATMIYVTHDQVEAMTLADKIVVLENGNVSQVGKPLELYHYPNNQFVAGFIGSPQMNFIPCKVIESSSTTVAVQFINNKTLNLHLDGTHIKAGEHATLGIRPEHICNAEEADISFDCKVNVVERLGDETMVYGELPGLVDEFIIRTHGNTITQENDNYNVGVKAQCCHLFNQLGEACKRLYQEPSLSYQ; this is encoded by the coding sequence ATGGCTAGTATCACCTTACATAATATCTGTAAGCGTTATGGCAATGCCAATATTTCTAACAATATTAATCTGGATATAGCCGCTGGGGAGTTTGTCGTTTTTGTTGGGCCTTCAGGTTGTGGTAAATCTACATTACTCCGAATGATTGCAGGGCTTGAAGACATTACATCGGGTGATTTATATATTGGCGAACAGCATGTCAATCAGATACCACCCAAAGATCGTCCTGTGGGTATGGTATTTCAGTCATATGCGTTATACCCACATATGACAGTAGCAGATAATATGGCTTTCGGTCTAAAGCTTGCCAAAGCCAACCAATCAGTTACTCAGGAAAAAGTCAGTCAAGTGGCTCAAGCGTTACAGCTGGACAATTTATTAGCCCGAAAGCCTAAAGATTTATCGGGCGGTCAACGCCAGCGGGTCGCTATCGGTCGAACCATTGTGAGAGAACCAAAGGTTTTATTATTTGACGAGCCACTATCGAACTTAGATGCCTCATTACGAGTAAAAATGCGTATAGAGCTTTCTAAACTCCATAAACGATTGGGGGCAACTATGATTTATGTCACCCACGATCAAGTAGAAGCCATGACATTGGCTGATAAAATTGTGGTATTAGAAAATGGCAACGTCTCTCAAGTAGGCAAGCCGTTAGAACTTTATCATTACCCTAATAATCAATTTGTTGCTGGATTTATTGGCTCGCCACAAATGAACTTTATTCCCTGTAAAGTCATTGAGTCATCCTCAACAACCGTTGCCGTACAGTTTATAAATAATAAAACCCTTAATTTGCACCTGGATGGTACTCATATAAAAGCCGGTGAACATGCCACGCTTGGAATTCGCCCAGAACATATTTGCAATGCAGAAGAAGCAGATATTAGTTTCGATTGCAAAGTCAATGTTGTAGAACGCTTAGGTGATGAAACCATGGTTTATGGTGAGCTACCAGGCTTAGTTGACGAGTTTATTATTAGAACCCATGGTAATACCATCACCCAAGAAAATGATAATTATAACGTTGGCGTTAAAGCACAATGTTGCCATTTATTTAATCAACTAGGAGAAGCCTGTAAGCGGCTTTATCAAGAGCCAAGCTTGAGTTATCAATAA
- the malT gene encoding HTH-type transcriptional regulator MalT, whose translation MTYEGNDPFILLPSKISVPEIASKILVRSSLNQLLASHHTAKLVLVHAPAGYGKTTLTSHWLAESPAPVAWYSLDIADNEPTRFAAYLLASLKQAIDCSTHTLASAMRGQINNLELLFSQLFSELSQQQISPLTLVLDDYHLINNEKIHQGISFLIKHLPSQWQIIITSRSIPPLGISNLKLKGQLLELTAGQLAFSLSDTQQFFEQYLPFQITSTQVSDLLQHVEGWPPALQLMTLSADNAKGFSDLANALAQGHAVILDYLAEEVLAQVSSELKDFLLQTAILERFNQQIASTLTGYPHAQALLEQIEKRGLFLIPQDNLRQWYRYHPLFANFLCHQLTKEKPQQINSLHLKACEAWSQAGYPEEALKHAQQANHLETVAKLLEQHGWSFYQQGQLQLLQQALAKLADNVIASSARLTMLAAWIAQGQYQYAQVALLLKRAEAILPQQLEASQWQIVEGEFATVQAQVAMNQDHPEQAHQLAAKALALLPEKRHRARIAALSALGEAQFCQGKLTKAQQLMETVEELAQQRQASQIVLWTLCQQSEISVAQGYLQKAYRIQDKAIQYANEHQVAHLPTMEFIHRARAQVLWEWHNLAAAEKSALEGINSLTQQDKKWSMQCYVLLAKVALAQGDRSLCTDYLATVQQLLEKETYHRDWQANAEATLLTYWHATDQQDLIYQWQQQTHEVSSATNHFVQCQARNIARADIYLKHYTTAIDLLNDLQQQAIRYQLVTDQNRNHICLAHAYWLQEQREQALNHLHQALQLANTTGFIGSFLRLGKLLVIMLKALIKEQPLEPLSQQRAERLIELSRQQPSLSQQNKLSIDEAVIDDILSQPNVPELLKTTPLTKREWQVLNLIYTGLGNEQIADKLAVAHSTIKTHIRSLYQKLNVANRQEAKALAEQLLQPIYTLRE comes from the coding sequence ATGACATACGAAGGCAACGACCCATTTATTTTATTGCCCTCAAAAATATCAGTGCCAGAAATCGCCAGTAAAATATTGGTTAGATCGTCACTTAACCAGTTACTGGCAAGCCATCACACGGCTAAATTAGTGTTAGTCCATGCACCTGCGGGGTATGGAAAAACCACCTTGACTAGCCATTGGCTGGCTGAATCTCCCGCTCCTGTTGCTTGGTACTCGCTTGATATAGCTGATAACGAACCTACCCGTTTTGCAGCCTATCTGTTAGCAAGTTTAAAGCAGGCTATAGACTGTAGTACACATACACTAGCTAGCGCCATGCGCGGACAAATTAATAATTTAGAGCTACTGTTTTCTCAATTATTTAGTGAGTTATCGCAACAACAGATCTCACCATTAACCCTGGTTTTAGATGACTACCACCTAATTAATAATGAGAAAATTCATCAGGGGATCAGCTTTCTAATTAAACATTTACCCAGTCAATGGCAAATAATTATTACTAGTCGCAGCATACCCCCACTGGGTATTAGTAATTTAAAATTAAAAGGTCAATTATTAGAATTAACGGCTGGCCAACTGGCTTTTTCACTGAGTGATACCCAACAATTTTTTGAGCAATATTTGCCCTTTCAGATCACATCAACCCAGGTGAGTGATTTATTACAACATGTGGAAGGCTGGCCACCTGCTCTACAACTAATGACGCTTTCTGCAGATAATGCAAAAGGTTTTTCTGACTTGGCTAATGCGCTCGCTCAGGGCCATGCCGTTATTTTGGACTATTTAGCCGAAGAAGTCTTAGCCCAGGTTTCTTCTGAACTTAAAGACTTTTTACTGCAAACCGCTATCCTTGAGCGCTTTAACCAGCAAATCGCCAGTACCTTGACAGGTTATCCCCACGCACAGGCTTTATTGGAACAAATAGAAAAGCGGGGGCTTTTTTTAATTCCCCAAGATAATTTACGTCAGTGGTACCGTTATCATCCTCTATTTGCCAACTTTCTGTGCCATCAACTGACTAAAGAAAAACCACAGCAAATTAATTCACTCCATTTAAAAGCCTGTGAAGCATGGAGCCAAGCAGGATACCCAGAAGAAGCGCTTAAACATGCCCAACAAGCTAATCATCTTGAGACAGTTGCCAAGCTTTTAGAACAACATGGCTGGTCTTTCTATCAACAGGGCCAGCTTCAACTGCTCCAGCAAGCACTTGCTAAACTGGCCGATAACGTAATCGCTAGCAGTGCTAGGTTAACCATGTTAGCGGCCTGGATTGCGCAGGGACAATATCAATACGCGCAAGTAGCGCTTCTTTTAAAACGGGCAGAAGCAATTCTCCCCCAGCAGTTAGAAGCCAGTCAGTGGCAAATTGTTGAAGGCGAATTTGCCACCGTGCAGGCTCAAGTGGCAATGAACCAAGACCACCCTGAGCAGGCGCATCAGCTTGCCGCTAAAGCATTAGCGCTATTACCAGAGAAGCGCCATAGGGCTAGAATTGCCGCACTATCGGCCCTGGGCGAAGCACAATTCTGCCAAGGCAAACTCACCAAAGCCCAGCAATTAATGGAAACAGTTGAAGAGCTGGCTCAACAACGTCAGGCGAGCCAAATCGTCCTTTGGACTTTATGCCAACAATCAGAAATTAGCGTCGCCCAAGGCTATCTGCAAAAAGCCTATCGTATTCAGGACAAAGCCATTCAATACGCCAATGAACACCAAGTGGCTCACCTGCCAACCATGGAGTTTATCCATCGGGCCCGTGCTCAGGTTTTATGGGAATGGCACAATTTGGCTGCCGCCGAAAAAAGTGCTTTGGAAGGCATTAATAGTTTAACTCAGCAAGATAAAAAGTGGTCTATGCAATGTTATGTGTTGCTTGCTAAAGTCGCATTAGCCCAAGGTGACCGATCGTTGTGTACTGATTATCTAGCCACTGTACAGCAGTTGTTGGAGAAAGAAACTTACCACCGCGACTGGCAAGCAAATGCTGAAGCGACCCTGCTTACTTATTGGCATGCAACAGATCAACAGGATCTTATTTATCAGTGGCAACAACAAACCCATGAAGTGTCATCTGCTACAAACCACTTTGTACAATGTCAGGCCAGGAACATCGCAAGAGCTGATATTTATTTAAAACACTATACAACAGCTATTGATTTACTTAATGATTTACAACAGCAAGCCATTCGTTATCAACTCGTTACTGACCAAAATCGTAACCATATTTGCCTCGCTCATGCTTATTGGCTTCAAGAACAGCGAGAGCAAGCATTAAACCATCTCCATCAAGCCCTTCAGCTAGCCAACACCACAGGCTTTATTGGCAGTTTTTTACGGTTAGGTAAACTGCTGGTTATCATGCTAAAAGCATTAATCAAAGAACAACCACTTGAGCCCCTTTCTCAACAGCGAGCAGAACGGTTAATTGAGTTATCCCGGCAACAGCCTAGTCTCAGTCAACAGAACAAGCTCTCTATTGATGAAGCAGTCATTGACGATATTTTATCGCAACCTAATGTACCGGAATTATTAAAAACCACCCCACTGACTAAACGGGAATGGCAAGTACTTAATCTGATTTATACAGGCTTAGGGAATGAGCAAATAGCTGATAAACTAGCTGTTGCTCACAGTACAATCAAAACCCATATTCGCAGCCTTTATCAGAAATTAAATGTCGCTAACCGGCAGGAAGCCAAAGCGCTGGCTGAGCAGCTACTACAGCCTATTTATACGCTTCGTGAATAA
- a CDS encoding alpha-glucosidase: MQSQQEWWRGGVIYQVYPRSFFDSNQDGIGDLAGITQKMDYIASLHVDAIWLSPFFTSPMKDFGYDIANYRDVDPIFGTLDDFDQLLKTAHSHGLKVIIDQVMSHTSDQHPWFKESRRSIDNPKTDWYVWADPKPDGSPPNNWLSIFGGSAWAWDSRRRQYYLHNFLASQPDLNFHNPQVVEQVLADAEFWLKRGVDGFRLDTANFYFHDAKLTDNPANPRIQSAGIGVRPDNPYAYQQHIYDKSRPENIEFLKKLRALLNRYPNTTTVGEIGCDHSLKTMAAYTSGNDKLHMAYSFDLLTEQYSAAFIRHTVESLETEITDGWPCWSIGNHDVTRVLSRWSKQQDEASQAKLYLALLMSLRGSICLYQGEELGLTEAELSFEDLQDPYGINFWPEFKGRDGCRTPMPWQQDQINAGFSQVKPWLPVPAEHYIKSVDGQINDPDSLLSIYRSLLAWRKQQPALVTGTIQFLPSPQDTLFFTRENEHQQLMVAFNLSRQEQEITIDSANYNLLDVPYISGSMDNNKIHLPPYQACFLERNTANNHGEI; encoded by the coding sequence ATGCAATCACAACAAGAATGGTGGCGTGGTGGGGTCATTTATCAAGTCTATCCACGTAGCTTTTTTGATTCCAATCAGGATGGTATCGGTGACTTAGCAGGCATTACCCAAAAAATGGATTATATTGCCAGTCTTCATGTCGATGCTATTTGGTTGTCGCCTTTTTTTACCTCACCGATGAAAGACTTTGGTTATGACATTGCCAACTACCGCGATGTTGATCCAATTTTTGGCACATTAGACGACTTTGATCAATTACTAAAAACAGCTCATAGTCATGGTCTAAAAGTCATTATTGATCAGGTCATGAGCCATACCTCTGATCAACACCCTTGGTTTAAAGAAAGTCGTCGCAGCATAGATAACCCTAAAACAGACTGGTATGTTTGGGCAGACCCAAAACCGGATGGCAGCCCACCCAATAACTGGCTATCTATTTTTGGTGGTTCTGCCTGGGCATGGGATAGCCGCCGCAGACAATATTACCTGCATAACTTTTTAGCGAGCCAGCCAGATTTAAACTTCCATAATCCACAAGTCGTAGAGCAAGTACTGGCAGATGCAGAATTCTGGTTAAAGCGCGGTGTTGATGGTTTTCGGTTAGATACCGCCAACTTTTACTTTCATGATGCTAAGTTAACAGATAACCCTGCCAACCCCAGGATTCAATCTGCCGGCATTGGTGTTAGACCTGATAATCCTTACGCTTACCAACAGCATATTTATGATAAGTCGCGTCCCGAAAACATTGAATTTCTAAAAAAACTAAGAGCATTATTAAATCGTTACCCGAATACAACGACTGTCGGTGAAATTGGCTGTGATCACTCCCTAAAAACCATGGCGGCTTATACATCCGGTAACGATAAATTACATATGGCCTACTCCTTCGACTTATTAACCGAGCAGTATAGCGCAGCATTTATTCGTCATACTGTTGAAAGTTTAGAAACTGAAATTACCGATGGTTGGCCTTGTTGGTCGATTGGTAATCATGATGTCACTCGGGTGCTCAGCCGTTGGTCCAAACAACAAGATGAAGCTAGCCAAGCAAAGCTTTATCTTGCATTATTAATGTCATTACGCGGCAGTATTTGTCTTTACCAAGGCGAAGAACTGGGGTTAACTGAAGCAGAACTCTCTTTTGAAGATTTACAAGACCCTTATGGCATTAACTTCTGGCCTGAGTTTAAAGGCAGAGATGGCTGTAGAACCCCAATGCCTTGGCAACAAGATCAAATTAATGCAGGATTCTCTCAAGTGAAGCCTTGGCTGCCTGTTCCAGCAGAGCATTATATAAAATCCGTTGATGGACAGATAAATGATCCTGACTCGCTTCTGTCAATTTATCGAAGCTTACTGGCATGGCGTAAACAGCAACCTGCTTTAGTAACTGGAACTATTCAGTTTTTACCTTCCCCACAAGATACACTGTTTTTTACTCGGGAAAATGAACATCAACAATTAATGGTTGCTTTTAACTTAAGTCGTCAAGAGCAAGAGATAACCATCGATAGTGCAAACTATAACCTACTAGATGTGCCTTATATATCAGGTAGTATGGATAATAATAAAATTCACTTACCACCCTATCAAGCCTGTTTTTTAGAAAGAAACACAGCAAATAATCATGGTGAAATATAA
- a CDS encoding cold-shock protein has product MSDRKNGTVKWFNESKGFGFLEQQSGPDVFVHYSAIQSQGFKSLAEGQQVEFTVTQGPKGPQAENVVPL; this is encoded by the coding sequence ATGTCTGATAGAAAAAACGGCACTGTAAAATGGTTTAACGAATCTAAAGGCTTTGGTTTTCTAGAGCAGCAATCTGGTCCAGATGTCTTTGTTCACTACAGTGCAATTCAATCTCAAGGCTTTAAGTCTTTGGCTGAAGGTCAACAAGTTGAATTTACTGTCACGCAAGGCCCTAAAGGCCCACAAGCAGAGAACGTAGTTCCTTTATAA
- a CDS encoding MBL fold metallo-hydrolase, protein MLFRQLFDEATWTYTYLLAEHEGGQALLIDPVREKVPQYQQLIRELKLQLIYAIDTHVHADHITALGKLRELYGCETIFGERTQAQCASHMVKEGEIISLGNLHLKTIYTPGHTDDSYCFLLTNETPQLLFTGDTLLIRGTGRTDFQQGDARQQYESLFNKLLKLPDSTLVYPGHDYKGMTVSTIGEEKRFNPRLQVSNAKEYCEIMDNLNLPNPKLMDVAVPANLGCGL, encoded by the coding sequence ATGTTATTTCGTCAACTATTCGATGAAGCAACCTGGACCTATACCTACTTGCTAGCCGAGCACGAGGGCGGTCAAGCGCTGTTAATTGATCCAGTAAGGGAGAAGGTTCCACAGTACCAACAGTTAATCAGAGAACTAAAGTTACAGCTTATATATGCCATTGATACTCATGTCCATGCTGATCATATTACTGCATTGGGCAAACTCCGTGAGCTATATGGCTGTGAGACTATCTTTGGAGAGAGAACTCAAGCCCAGTGTGCCAGCCATATGGTTAAAGAGGGTGAAATTATTTCCTTGGGTAATCTGCACCTAAAAACAATTTATACCCCAGGCCACACTGATGATTCCTACTGTTTTTTATTAACCAATGAAACACCACAGCTGTTATTTACAGGTGATACTCTGCTGATTAGAGGGACAGGTCGAACCGATTTTCAGCAAGGTGATGCTCGCCAACAATATGAAAGTTTGTTTAATAAACTACTTAAATTACCTGACTCAACCCTTGTTTATCCAGGCCATGATTACAAAGGCATGACAGTAAGTACCATCGGGGAAGAAAAGCGGTTTAACCCACGCTTGCAGGTAAGCAATGCTAAGGAGTACTGTGAAATCATGGACAACCTGAACCTACCTAACCCTAAATTAATGGATGTTGCAGTCCCTGCTAATTTAGGTTGTGGCTTATAG
- a CDS encoding aminotransferase class V-fold PLP-dependent enzyme, translated as MQHLIESIRQAVIGEHHPIETPFGQKPLVYADYTASGRALDVIEQFIQYQVLPYYANTHTETSFTGRQTTALREQARHIIRQAVNGQEDDQIIFCGSGATAAIHKLIDILNLRLPADLDEQYQFSKQIPDDKRPVVFIGPYEHHSNELPWRESIAELVSIPLDDDGQIDLSALANALEQYAHRPLKIGSFSAASNVTGIKSDVDAITQLLHKHNTYSFWDYAAAAPYVAIDMTGEKNKDGDSSKDAVFISPHKFIGGPGTPGILIVKKHLLTNRVPAVPGGGTVVYVTPEDHRFIENPERREEGGTPAIVESIRAGLVFKLQQTIGTDTIEQREHQFVQQAIQRWQQHEAIEILGNPDASRLSIISLQIKWQEKYLHYGFVVALLNDLFGIQARGGCSCAGPYGHSLLGMDMSYSKALEAELLNDQMILRPGWVRLNFNYFIDQGTFDYLVRAIELIATHGWRLLPYYQFDCQSGVWLYQGQKPKLAVTLDSLDFTKTSSKQGQVYCPTTLKDCLATAETELTTPSKDAKQYAIELPPSAEKLRWFALPQDTTQQTIKD; from the coding sequence ATGCAGCATCTGATCGAGAGCATCCGCCAAGCCGTGATTGGTGAACACCACCCCATTGAAACCCCGTTCGGACAAAAGCCTTTAGTCTACGCAGACTACACTGCTTCGGGACGTGCCTTAGATGTCATTGAACAGTTTATCCAGTATCAAGTGCTGCCCTATTATGCAAACACCCATACTGAAACCTCATTCACCGGCCGCCAAACGACAGCACTTAGAGAGCAGGCCAGACACATCATCCGGCAGGCTGTTAATGGACAGGAAGATGACCAGATTATTTTTTGTGGCTCTGGCGCGACCGCTGCCATCCATAAGTTGATTGATATTCTTAACTTACGCCTGCCTGCAGACTTGGATGAACAGTATCAATTCAGCAAGCAAATCCCTGACGATAAACGCCCAGTTGTATTTATTGGCCCTTACGAACACCACTCGAATGAACTGCCCTGGCGCGAGAGTATTGCTGAGCTAGTCTCTATCCCACTTGATGATGATGGCCAAATAGACTTAAGTGCTTTAGCCAATGCTTTGGAACAATATGCCCACCGCCCCTTAAAAATAGGCAGTTTTTCTGCTGCCTCTAATGTAACCGGTATTAAGTCAGACGTTGATGCCATTACCCAGTTACTCCATAAACATAACACCTACAGCTTTTGGGATTATGCCGCAGCAGCGCCTTATGTTGCTATTGATATGACTGGCGAAAAAAATAAGGACGGCGACAGCAGTAAAGATGCTGTATTTATTTCACCTCATAAATTCATTGGTGGCCCTGGTACACCCGGTATTTTAATTGTCAAAAAACACCTGCTCACTAATCGTGTACCTGCTGTGCCAGGTGGTGGAACCGTTGTTTATGTTACCCCAGAAGACCATCGTTTTATTGAAAACCCAGAACGACGGGAAGAAGGTGGCACCCCCGCCATTGTTGAGTCAATTCGTGCAGGTTTAGTCTTTAAACTGCAACAAACCATCGGTACCGACACCATTGAACAGCGCGAGCACCAATTTGTTCAACAAGCTATTCAGCGTTGGCAACAACATGAAGCTATTGAGATATTGGGTAATCCTGATGCCTCTCGCTTATCCATTATTTCTTTACAGATTAAATGGCAAGAAAAATACTTGCACTATGGATTTGTTGTCGCCCTGTTGAATGACTTATTTGGTATTCAAGCTCGCGGCGGCTGCTCTTGTGCAGGACCTTATGGCCACTCATTACTTGGTATGGATATGTCGTATAGCAAGGCCCTGGAGGCTGAGTTATTGAATGACCAGATGATTTTACGTCCAGGCTGGGTGAGGCTTAACTTCAACTATTTCATTGATCAAGGGACTTTTGATTATCTCGTTCGAGCCATTGAGCTTATTGCCACCCATGGTTGGCGACTACTGCCTTATTACCAGTTTGACTGCCAATCTGGCGTTTGGTTATACCAAGGCCAAAAACCCAAGCTGGCTGTCACCTTAGACTCACTGGATTTTACTAAAACCTCATCTAAACAAGGCCAAGTATATTGCCCTACTACCTTAAAAGATTGTTTAGCGACAGCAGAAACAGAATTAACCACCCCCTCTAAAGACGCAAAACAATACGCAATTGAGCTACCGCCTAGCGCTGAAAAGCTACGCTGGTTTGCCCTACCTCAAGATACAACGCAACAAACAATTAAGGACTAA